The following is a genomic window from Pan paniscus chromosome 6, NHGRI_mPanPan1-v2.0_pri, whole genome shotgun sequence.
tgcctcagcctcctgagtagctgggattacaagtccctaccaccatgcctggccaatttttgtatttttagtagagatgagttttcgccatgttggccaggctggtcttgaactactgacctcaggtgatccacccaccttggcctcccaaagtgctgggattacaggcatgagccaccgctcctggcctcatccctaATTTAAGAGCCTCAAACGGAGCCAAAATCCGGCCCCTTACGGTTTCCACCGATTGGTCTTAGCTTTGACCTGTGGTTCCCACCCACTGGTCTTGGCTTTAACCTCTGGTTCTAGGTGACCCAACCCTTTAGAGATTCAAAGGCTCAAcatcacacagaaacacacatttcAAACAGATCCCTCAACTGTTCCTCACTGACTGTTCTTTCTCATCCTTGTTTCTCCAAAGGTGCCATTTGGggcgggtggggggaggggcccCTCTTCCAGTAAAAAACTTAAGTGAAAAGCAAAGCTACCCCAACACCTCCCTCTTTCCAGATAGTTATGTCCTTATTAACATGGACCAACACCATATTAGCTTTGTAGGCTTCCACAACACTGTGACTGTCCCCTTTTGTTTGCAAGAACTTCCACGCCTCCCTGCCAAACTGCATCTCATTGGACTTGACCTAAGCTGACCCAGGGTATATCCCACCTCCTTGTTCCACAATCATCAGCCAAACTGGCATCTAGCGTTCCCCCTGGCTGAGGACAGATGCCATCAGTCCTGCAAAATGCCCTCCATCACTCCGTGGGGACCGTCATTTGGCAGGCCAGAGAAGACCAGGTACCATCCCGATTGGGCTTATGGGCAACCCAGGAAAAGATGTGTACAGGTGAGGCAATTGGAGAACCAAGATGGAGCAGTGAGCGCTTCTGACCGGAAGTGCCGGGAAGTTAAGATTTAGGAAAGGCTCTCACGGGTTGGTAATCAGAGAAGGCTTCATGGAAGAGGCAGCGGTGGTGTTGGACCCGGACAGCTGGGCTTTGCATGGGCAGAAAGGAGGGGAGAGCATCTCAAAAGTAGGAAGTGGAAGCACAGGAGCTGAGCTGTGGAGGCTGCAACAGCAGAGAGGAGTCGGGCAGCATCGTCATCCTCATCATCACATTTATTGACGGCCCCTAAGAGGCGGGGCTGGGGACAGAACGTACAAAGACAAGGACCTGCCCTCAAAAAGCTTCCATTCTAAGGAGACAGggacagaaaaatacagaatggtCTTTCCTGGGGATGGCCCACTCTCACCTGCGCAGGTCAGAAGCCCCTGGCCTACCTTGCCCCAGGGTCTGGAGCATGTGTGGACACGTAGTAGCCCCAGGGTCTGGAGCATGTGTGGACACGTAGTAGCCCCAGGGTCTGGAGCATGTGTGGACACGTAGTAGCCCCAGGGCCATGGTGTCCCTGGCCCCACAGCCGAGGCCTGATCACCTGGCTCCTAGGCCGTGGGCCCCAGAATTTGGGGGAAAGGTAGGCTCAGGACATGATGTAAAACACTCCTGGCGGCCTTGGCGTTGTGCGAGCCCAGTGGAGTGGTGGGGTGCGACAGGTCCCCTTGGCAAGGCCCCTAGGGGACCCAGGCATCTTCCCAGGCCCCTGTAGGTGAGTCAAGTTCTTTAATGGGGCTGGTCCATCACCCTAGAGGCCCCGGGGCAcggaaacaaaaaaggcagggtgTCTTCAGCGCCAGAGGCATAAAGccctgcccacccacccccagccccatctCGGGCCTCTTCCAGGGGACCCTCctccccagctcagcctccagggCCAGGGCCTGCCTGAGGCCAGGGGGAGGggcctgcccctccccccacccagacagtgggggaggaggaggagccacgCATCAAGTTTGTCTAGGCCCCCCAACTGGGGGGCCGCACCGTGGATCCTACCGGTGGGGGGGCTCTGGCTGCGAGGGCCGAGGGCTCAGCAGGGGGGCCGGGCCGAGGGGGCACCCAGGGGAGCCCTTCAGTGGGGGCACTGGGCGGGAGTCCAAGGGGGGCAGGCTCCGGGGCACTGCTGGTGGCCCCCGGGCGGCCCCAGTGGGCAGGACAGCTGCAGCCGGGAAGGATTTGGGGGGATCAGCAGCCGAGGTCGGGGCCGGCTGGGCAGAACGCTCCCGACGCCGCAGCAGCTCCTGCAGCTTCTCTGCCTGCGTCCGCCTCAGGTGGGCCAGGGCGCGGCCACgctggaaggcaggcaggaaggcctCCAGGCTTTGCTCCCCGAGCAGCAGCTGCTCCATCTGCTCCTGGGCcgggagggaagggaaggcttGGGAGGGGCACGACCACAGACTGGGGACTGGTCCTCACTCCTTCCCACCTTGAGGCCCTCCCCATGGTGATCACCCCTCAGCTGGGGGACAGGGGacctgtgttccagcctgggcctGCCTCCGATTACTTGCTAAGTGAACTGCAGACAAATgtcctcccacttttttttttttttttctgagacagagtctcactgtggcccaggctggagtgcagtggcgcgatctcagctcactgcaacctccacctcccaggttcaagcaattctcctgcctcagcctcccaagtagctgagatgacagacatgcaccaccacgcccggctaatttttttttgtattttgtagagacggggtttcaccatgttggtcaggctggtctcgaactcctgacctcaggtgatccaccagcctcagacgcccaaagtgctgggattaaaggcgtgagccactgtgcccggccctaacTTCTAAAATAAGGATGCCATCACCAGACCTGCTGGATCAGAGATGAGGCAGGAGCAGAGGCAGGGACACATGTGAAGTATAGACTTAACATGTCCTTCGGGAGCCCACCACCTTCAGCTCACTGATCGCTGCACTCCCAACCCAGCACAAAGTCTGCCCCAGCTCCTCTGTAGCCCCAGATCCACGCTGCCCTGGCCCAGTCACAGGGGAGCCCGAAAAAAATTCACAGGTAGGAAAGTGAGCCCTGCTGGCTGTCCAGTGCTGGTGGACAGCAATGCTAGGCTCTCGCATGCGCCAGGCATTCAGGGTGGACTTCCCAGAGGAGGGGCTCCCCAGCCTGAGGTGTAAGAATGAGCCAGGGGGTGGCAGAGAATGGGTCTCCCTcctggcccccagccccagccacccctcccctcacctctgcctcctgctccgCCTCTTCTAGCTCAGCCTGCAGCCAGCCCAGCGCGCAGTGGGGACTCCAGCGATGCATGCTCTCCTCTGAGGGCCACAGAGGGACAGAGTGACAGACAGGCCAGGGCCCCGGGCTTGCACTCTCCCGCTGACCCCATGTGATTCTATATTTCCATTTCCCCTGGtctagagcctcagtttcctcatctgtaccgTGCCCATGTGACCGCTTTGTGGATCCGGCCCCTACCAAGTTTCTGCCCCTTGTCCTAGTACAAAAGAGACAGGGGAGGCTTTGTCCCCCTCAGCATCTCAGGGGGACCTGGCGTATTGGGTCCCCTTTCTCCCACCCAACCCTCCCCACTTCCTCTCACTTCCTCAACTCTACTGCCCAGCAAGCCAGGAGCAGGTCCGCCCAACTCCCATCCATCAGAGCCTGGCACTTCCCAAGGCCAACCCACCGGATGGATGGCCAACTGCCCCCACCAGCCCCAGGGGGTTCTCCCAGACGTGCCCTCACCCAGTCGCTGCAGCTTGTCCGCACAGTTCTCGGCCACCTCACGAAGCTCCTGGTATTTGATGGCCAGGGCAGCCCGGCCCATCTCCAGGCGGGGCCGCAGGGCCAGGTTCTCCTTGGCCAGCGCGTAGTTGGAGGCCAGGCAGGCCTCACGCTCAAGCTGCAGGCCCTGGAACTGCCGGCAGAGAGGAGCTAAGAGGCCCGCTCAGGGGATCTGCCCTGTCCACCCTACTGCCCTGTCCACCCTACTGGGCGACCGTGCCTGAGGGCCAGGCCAAAGGCACCTGT
Proteins encoded in this region:
- the VPS37D gene encoding vacuolar protein sorting-associated protein 37D encodes the protein MYRARAARAGPEPGSPGRFGILSTGQLRDLLQDEPKLDRIVRLSRKFQGLQLEREACLASNYALAKENLALRPRLEMGRAALAIKYQELREVAENCADKLQRLEESMHRWSPHCALGWLQAELEEAEQEAEEQMEQLLLGEQSLEAFLPAFQRGRALAHLRRTQAEKLQELLRRRERSAQPAPTSAADPPKSFPAAAVLPTGAARGPPAVPRSLPPLDSRPVPPLKGSPGCPLGPAPLLSPRPSQPEPPHR